The Clupea harengus unplaced genomic scaffold, Ch_v2.0.2, whole genome shotgun sequence genome has a window encoding:
- the LOC122131543 gene encoding sialoadhesin-like has product MPSIESIWSHSTSLLLSVRGDKEKHPFTVIYPKTVLELQGTTSMFYSGIHISMAISLLILPGVIGGPWDVSYALSFCALNGSSVTIPCTYKYPPKQTVEQVCWYKKENTDLSQSEHFKNRIQYLGDTKNNCTLRINGLTESDAKEKYKFWFKTNQDRYAGIAVTLKITALQVKIRPTTVTEGQSVTLTCTTRTCSLSSPTYIWYKNSLPLSTKLTPGNNTLFFSAVHIADAGRYVCAVEGHEDHLSHAVTLSVRYAPRNTSISVTPPGGDILEGSSVTLTCGCDANPPVHNFTWWTSNMLQGTLQHCSVPRGL; this is encoded by the exons ATGCCCAGTATAGAATCCATTTGGTCTCATTCCACCTCACTACTGCTGTCTGTAAGAGGAGATAAGGAGAAGCATCCCTTCACTGTAATATACCCCAAAACTGTCCTGGAACTACAGGGTACTACCAGCATGTTTTACAGTGGAATACACATATCTATGGCCATTTCCCTGCTGATTTTGCCAG GTGTCATTGGTGGTCCATGGGATGTCTCCTATGCTTTGAGCTTCTGTGCTTTAAATGGATCGTCAGTGACCATTCCCTGCACTTACAAATATCCCCCAAAACAAACTGTGGAACAAGTATGCTggtacaaaaaagaaaatacagacCTGAGTCAAAGCGAGcattttaaaaacagaattCAGTATCTTGGGGATACAAAGAATAACTGCACACTGAGAATTAATGGTCTGACAGAGAGTGACGCCAAAGAAAAATATAAGTTCTGGTTTAAAACAAATCAAGACAGATACGCTGGGATAGCTGTTACTCTGAAAATCACAG CTCTGCAGGTGAAGATACGTCCTACAAcggtgacagagggacagagtgtgACACTGACCTGCACCACCCGCACCTGCAGTCTAAGCAGCCCCACCtacatctggtacaagaacagCCTGCCTCTGTCAACCAAGCTCACACCGGGCAACAACACCCTCTTCTTCAGCGCAGTCCACATCGCAGATGCAGGCAGATACGTCTGTGCTGTAGAAGGTCACGAGGATCATCTATCCCATGCAGTGACGCTCAGTGTTAGGT ATGCACCAAGGAATACCTCAATATCAGTCACTCCCCCTGGTGGTGATATACTAGAGGGCAgttcagtgactctgacctgtggctgtgatgccaacccaccagtgcacaacttCACCTGGTGGACGTCAAAT ATGCTCCAAGGAACATTACAGCATTGCTCAGTCCCTCGGGGGCTATAA